In Afipia sp. P52-10, the sequence GCCGAATAGCCGGCTCAAAGCTTTCGAACAGCAAACCGCGCGTTCAGGCCGCATTCAGCGCGCCTGCGCGATTGAAACGAGCAGCGGATGCCGATCCGGCTGCGCCGGACGGCCCGCGTTCGATTTCAGAACGGGAGGACTCCTATGACGGAGACGTTTCTCGGAATTCTGTTGAGCGGTCTGTTGGCGACGGCGGTGATCGGACCGGCCCACGCCCAAGGATCAAAGCCCGCCGATCAGGTCACTGCTGAAAAGATGACCAAGCCCGCAGCGTCGGCGAGCACCGAGGCCATCGCCGACAAAGCAGCCAAACCAACCGAGCATGCGACGTCGGACGAAAAGGCCAAGCGCCCGCGCACGGCCTATCAGGAGAAGCTGAAGGAATGCGGCGCCAAGTGGAAGGAAGAAAAGAAGCTGACGGGTGCGAAGGGCCGCGATGCCTGGCAGGCGTTCCGCAGGAAGTGCATGAGCTAAGGGCACCCACCGGAGACATCACAAGATACAGACATGGTCCGGCCACGCCGGGCCATGACTAGCCGGCCAAAGACATCAGGGATCATCTAAGGAAGAGCATTCGGCCATTGGCTGAGAGGCACACAGTGCGACTGCGAACCGAGCCACCGTGAGCCCGAATCCGCACTAAGTCATTGTATTTTCCGTTCATTTTCCGATCCGCATGGGCATAGGCTGCCGTGCGGGCACGCAGATGTTGAATCGGATTTCGCGGGCGGCACTGTAACCGGCCTGCATCCGTCGGTGATCAGAACTTTGGAAAATCTCGACAAGTGCGGGCTCGACGGCGCCAAGGCCGGAGCACTCGAGGGCGTCGGCGAACACGTCAGGGTCGAGGTTCTCACACAGCCGGAAACGGTGGTGAAATCGCGGAAGAGCTTCCGCAAACGGAAATTGAATTCCTGCCGGGTCGGCTTTCGCCGAGAAAACTCTTCGAAATAACGAACCGGCCGCCTGACCTGATGTCTCGCCGACACCCTCTTCGTCGACTTGATCCTTAAACCTGTTCAGCTGACGCTGAACCGGAGCAGGATCTTGTGACGGTGCCGGCGGCAAGCCGCCGGCAATTCCTTGACGGCAAGGCCTTACTTCTTCTTGGCCTTCTTCTTCGTCGCCTTCTTCGCCGTCTTCTTCGCCGTCTTCTTCGCTTTCTTCGCCTTCTTAGCCATGTTGCCCTCCTGAAGTGTGAGATGGCTCGTCAGTGTCGTGCACCTCGCGATTCGAGATGCACTACAATTCGATTACACTAACAGAGCAAAAAAAACACCGTGCGCCTTAAGGAAGTGTTGATGCCTGTGGCTTCGAAGTTGCGCAACGCGATCAATGCGATGCGCGAATGAAATCGCGAAACGACAATGCACGACGCGCGAAGAAACCAAGCATTCGTTTGTCAACTTTAAAGAAATCCCTGCGGCGCAGGCACTTCTCGATTGCAACAAAACTCTCGCAGCAAGACTCACACGAACACTGAAGAGCATCACGCATTTTAAAACGGGCGCTTCGCGGACTCTGAGTCGTCGCGATTGGCAACGAAAAAATTTTCGAGGAAAACTCCTTCGCACCCCCGAGGCGGGGCGAAAAGCGTGCGCAAAGGCCGAATCGGTGCGCTCTCGATTCGCAAGAGAGTCGCAACAACGCGGCGCACGATGCAGTGCCGCAAGGCGTTCGCAGACGGCATCGGTGACGAACCATCGCTCCGTTTTTCGCGGTCGGACGATCGACAACGGGAGCGTTCAGTCTCCCGAACAACGATGTGAGGGGACGATCGCTGCGATGATGCAGCCGATCAGAGGCCGAGCTTGCTCTTCAGCAAGTCGTTGACGGCTTGCGGGTTCACCTTGCCGCCGGATGCTTTCATCACCTGGCCGACAAACCAGCCGATCAACGCCGGTTTTGCCTTTGCTTGCGCCACTTTATCCGGATTCGCGGCAATGATGTCGTCAACGACCTTCGCGATCGCGCCAAGATCGGTCACCTGCTTCATGCCGCGCGCTTCCACCAGCGCTTCCGGATCACCGCCTTCGGTCCAGACGATCTCGAACAGATCCTTGGCGATCTTGCCGGAGATCGTCCCCGCGCCGATCAGGTTGACGATGCTTGCAAGCTGCACCGACGACACCGGCGAAGATGCGATATCTTTCGCTTCCTTGTTCAGCCGCCCCGACAGCTCGTTGATCACCCAGTTGGCGGCAAGCTTTCCGTCGCGTGCGCGATCCTTCAGCCCGCCCAGCACAGCCTCGAAAAACTCTGCATTCTCACGTTCGGCGACGAGCACGCCGGCATCGTAAGGAGTCAGCGCAAAGTCCTTGATGAATCTCGCTTTCTTTTCATCCGGCAGCTCGGGAAGATGCGCCCTTAGATCATCGACGAAGCTCTGCGTGAATTCGAGCGGCAGCAGGTCGGGATCGGGAAAATACCTATAGTCGTGCGCCTCTTCCTTGGAGCGCATCGAGCGCGTCTCACCCTTGCCGGGATCGAACAGCCGCGTCTCCTGATCGATCGCGCCGCCGTCCTCGATGATTTCGATCTGTCGGCGCGCCTCGTAGTCGATCGCCTGACCGATGAAACGGATCGAATTGACGTTCTTGATTTCGCAGCGGGTGCCGAGCGGCTCGCCGGGACGGCGGACCGACACGTTGACGTCGGCGCGCAGGTTCCCCTTCTCCATATCGCCGTCGCAGGTGCCGAGGTAACGCAGGATGGAGCGCAGCTTGGTGACATAGGCGCGCGCCTGCTCCGACGAACGGATGTCGGGCTTGGATACGATTTCCATCAGCGCGACGCCGGAGCGGTTCAGGTCCACATAGGACATGCTGGGATGCTGATCGTGCAGCAACTTGCCCGCATCCTGCTCCAGATGCAGCCGCTCGATGCCAACCGTGACGGTCTCGCCATCCTCCAGATCGATCACCACCTCACCCTCGCCGACGATCGGCGACTTGAACTGGCTGATCTGATAGCCCTGCGGCAGATCGGGATAGAAGTAATTCTTTCGATCGAACACCGACTTCAGATTGATCTTTGCCTTCAATCCGAGCCCGGTGCGCACCGCCTGCCGGACGCATTCCTCGTTGATCACCGGCAACATGCCCGGCATCGCGGCGTCGATCAGCGACACCTGGTTGTTCGGCGCTCCGCCGAACACCGTCGCGGCCCCGGAGAACAGCTTGGCATTCGACGTCACCTGGGCATGGATCTCCATGCCGATGACGACTTCCCAGTCGCCGGTTGCGCCGCGGATCAATTTCGAAGACGTTTTCACGGGTGCGTTCATCGCCGCGCTTTTACCCTCTCGAAGGGGCGGAGAAAACCCCCGCAACGCAATCAAAGTCCAGCGAGGAAGCCCCGTACCACCGAGCTCGCCCGCAGCGCATCCCGCCCGGCCGCAATCACTTCCTCGACCTGGGCTGGCGGAAGCTGGAAACGGGTCGGGACCGCTTCGAGCTGAGCGGCACGCGCCGGCTCGAGCTCGCTGAAGCTGATCCGGCCGATGAAGAACTTCAGATCGCGGCAATTCCAGCCCGGCCGCACCCCGAGCCTTGTCCGCTCCGCGGCCGACAACCCACAGCGCCAGCGGATCAGCGCCGCCTGCCAGTCGGTCATCGTGCGGTTGAAGGCCGTGTAGCTCGCGCTGACGCTTGCATCCATCGTCGTATCGATCGCGGCCTTCACGAGCTCCAGGCCGCCCGGTCCTTCGAC encodes:
- the gatB gene encoding Asp-tRNA(Asn)/Glu-tRNA(Gln) amidotransferase subunit GatB, whose amino-acid sequence is MNAPVKTSSKLIRGATGDWEVVIGMEIHAQVTSNAKLFSGAATVFGGAPNNQVSLIDAAMPGMLPVINEECVRQAVRTGLGLKAKINLKSVFDRKNYFYPDLPQGYQISQFKSPIVGEGEVVIDLEDGETVTVGIERLHLEQDAGKLLHDQHPSMSYVDLNRSGVALMEIVSKPDIRSSEQARAYVTKLRSILRYLGTCDGDMEKGNLRADVNVSVRRPGEPLGTRCEIKNVNSIRFIGQAIDYEARRQIEIIEDGGAIDQETRLFDPGKGETRSMRSKEEAHDYRYFPDPDLLPLEFTQSFVDDLRAHLPELPDEKKARFIKDFALTPYDAGVLVAERENAEFFEAVLGGLKDRARDGKLAANWVINELSGRLNKEAKDIASSPVSSVQLASIVNLIGAGTISGKIAKDLFEIVWTEGGDPEALVEARGMKQVTDLGAIAKVVDDIIAANPDKVAQAKAKPALIGWFVGQVMKASGGKVNPQAVNDLLKSKLGL